A genome region from Coffea arabica cultivar ET-39 chromosome 7e, Coffea Arabica ET-39 HiFi, whole genome shotgun sequence includes the following:
- the LOC113699443 gene encoding loganic acid O-methyltransferase-like gives MEGGDGPYSYTQNSEYQKQSLDSAKQLTNELIDQHLDVGNHPYSLSNSYRVADFGCSVGPNTFCAVHNIIEAVENKYKSQKMESRTPEFHVFFNDHVGNDFNTLFRNIPATGRYFAAGVPGSFHGRLLPSSTLHFAHCSTALHWLSKIPKEVTDKNSPAWNKGRIHYAGAAKGVKDAYSTQFAKDFDSFLSARAQELVPGGLMVLVSLGFPDGVQVCESSMGENFNILGSCFLDIAKTGIITQEMVDSFNLPFYYPWPSELKSLIDVNGLFEIKKIEKLVAPTRQVKPDLAVCVLHLRAILGELIKKHFGEGITDILFKRHTKKYVESPIVSDGRYFKETSYFVFLKRKMNCAS, from the exons ATGGAAGGCGGTGATGGCCCATACAGCTACACTCAAAATTCTGAGTACCAG AAACAATCACTGGATTCAGCTAAGCAACTGACGAATGAACTGATTGATCAACATCTTGATGTTGGAAACCATCCATACTCTCTCAGTAACTCATATCGAGTTGCAGATTTTGGGTGTTCTGTCGGTCCTAACACGTTCTGTGCAGTGCATAACATCATTGAAGCTGTTGAAAACAAATACAAATCCCAAAAGATGGAATCACGGACGCCAGAATTCCATGTCTTCTTTAACGATCACGTTGGCAATGATTTTAACACACTCTTCAGAAACATTCCTGCTACTGGACGCTACTTTGCAGCAGGTGTTCCGGGTTCTTTTCACGGGCGCCTACTTCCTAGTTCTACGCTACATTTTGCACACTGCTCCACCGCGCTTCACTGGCTCTCTAAGATCCCGAAAGAAGTGACGGATAAGAATTCCCCTGCATGGAACAAGGGCAGAATCCACTATGCTGGAGCTGCTAAAGGAGTTAAAGATGCATATTCAACTCAGTTTGCAAAAGATTTTGATTCTTTCCTGAGCGCGAGAGCTCAGGAGCTCGTTCCAGGAGGATTGATGGTGCTTGTATCACTTGGATTCCCGGATGGAGTCCAGGTATGCGAGTCCAGTATGGGAGAAAATTTTAACATTCTCGGGTCCTGTTTCCTGGACATTGCCAAAACG GGAATCATCACTCAAGAGATGGTGGATTCATTTAACTTGCCGTTTTATTATCCATGGCCATCGGAACTGAAGTCGCTGATTGACGTAAACGGATTGTTTGAGATTAAGAAAATAGAGAAGTTGGTCGCCCCAACAAGACAAGTAAAGCCGGACCTTGCTGTCTGCGTCCTTCACCTTAGAGCTATCCTCGGGGAACTCATCAAGAAACATTTTGGTGAAGGGATAACGGACATCTTGTTCAAACGTCACACGAAAAAGTATGTCGAGAGTCCTATTGTGTCTGATGGGAGGTATTTTAAAGAAACTAGCTATTTCGTCTTTCTCAAGCGGAAAATGAATTGTGCATCCTAG
- the LOC140011211 gene encoding serine/threonine-protein kinase 12-like isoform X2, which produces MSNPNYHGDPTDVFDMQLIGNFLSFASRGDRVGLNQMLRNGISPNVQDYDKRTALHLAASEGQASIVELLLAYNAQVNLQDRWQRTPLTDARLYGHRDICRILEVNGGKDSTNDHSMTIRREEDSYEVNIDMSELKLQHSSMIEQGLFGESEKVKWRGTWVVKTIIKRHISHPVKMVLSAKDDTLLKELRHPNILQFLGSSVHDEEMILITEYLPKGNMNDILADKVRLDAQTALRYALDIARNLLQDEGGHLKIGEYWIQMLYEQIHTNQDSRQNHDSLRSINIARNDPKKDVQSFGFLLYQMLEGRHVSNIDTECMLADSEKKFHLSRCPGRIVQLIENCVSDDPSLRPSFEGIIVILEEVSVLLGKAGCPVC; this is translated from the exons ATGTCGAATCCAAACTACCATGGAGATCCTACAGATGTTTTCGATATGCAATTAATAGGAAACTTCTTGAGTTTCGCGTCTAGAGGGGATAGAGTTGGACTAAATCAGATGCTAAGAAATGGTATATCTCCTAATGTACAAGATTATGACAAAAGAACTGCCCTTCATCTTGCTGCCAGCGAGGGCCAAGCCTCCATTGTTGAGCTTCTTTTGGCCTACAACGCTCAAGTTAACCTTCAAGATAGGTGGCAGAGGACA CCTTTAACAGATGCAAGACTGTATGGACATCGAGATATATGCAGGATCCTGGAAGTCAATGGCGGCAAGGACTCCACCAATGATCATTCCATG ACGATCCGCCGTGAAGAAGATTCATATGAGGTGAATATTGACATGTCTGAACTGAAGTTGCAGCATTCGTCAATGATTGAACAG GGTTTGTTCGGTGAATCTGAAAAGGTCAAGTGGCGAGGAACATGGGTAGTGAAAACGATAATAAAAAGACACATATCTCATCCGGTGAAAAT GGTTTTGTCTGCCAAGGATGACACTCTGCTTAAGGAACTTCGGCATCCAAATATTTTACAGTTCCTTGGATCAAGTGTGCACGATGAAGAGATGATTTTAATTACGGAGTACTTGCCAAAA GGAAACATGAATGATATTTTGGCTGACAAAGTTCGTCTTGACGCTCAAACTGCTCTGCGCTATGCACTCGACATTGCCAG GAACTTGTTGCAAGATGAAGGTGGGCATTTGAAGATCGGTGAATATTGGATTCAAATGCTTTATGAGCAGATTCACACAAATCAAGACTCAA GACAAAATCACGACAGCTTGCGAAGCATTAACATCGCCAGAAACGACCCCAAGAAAGATGTCCAGTCTTTCGGTTTTTTACTGTATCAG ATGCTTGAAGGGAGGCATGTTAGTAACATCGACACTGAATGCATGCTTGCTGATTCAGAGAAGAAGTTCCATTTAAGCCGTTGTCCCGGACGAATTGTTCA GTTGATAGAGAACTGCGTTAGCGATGATCCTTCCCTGAGGCCCTCATTTGAAGGAATCATAGTGATTCTAGAGGAAGTTTCAGTGTTGCTAGGAAAGGCTGGTTGTCCTGTTTGTTGA
- the LOC140011171 gene encoding ATP synthase subunit beta, mitochondrial codes for MAIRKILSSLIRLPTRHSYSLQPKFYNPPPAGHILHRVANYAASSAAATKAPTQPPGKGIGKITENFTGAGAVGQVCQVIGAVVDVRFEDGLPPIMTALEVKDHSMRLVLEVAQHLGENTVRTIAMDGTEGLVRGQSVLNTGSPITVPVGRATLGRIVNVIGEPIDDRGDIKTDHFLPIHREAPTFVEQATEQQILVTGIKVVDLLAPYQRGGKIGLFGGAGVGKTVLIMELINNVAKAHGGFSVFAGVGERTREGNDLYREMIESGVIKLGDKQSESKCALVYGQMNEPPGARARVGLTGLTVAEHFRDAEGQDVLLFIDNIFRFTQANSEVSALLGRIPSAVGYQPTLATDLGALQERITTTKKGSITSVQAIYVPADDLTDPAPATTFAHLDATTVLSRQISELGIYPAVDPLDSTSRMLSPHILGDEHYNTARGVQQVLQNYKNLQDIIAILGMDELSEEDKLTVARARKVQRFLSQPFHVAEVFTGAPGKYVELKESINSFQGVLDGKYDDLPEQSFYMVGGIDEVLAKAEKIAKEST; via the exons ATGGCTATACGGAAAATTCTGTCCTCCCTCATCCGCCTTCCGACACGTCATTCTTATTCTCTGCAGCCCAAATTCTACAATCCTCCACCAGCTGGTCACATTCTCCACCGTGTGGCCAACTATGCCGCCTCCTCAGCAGCCGCTACGAAAGCCCCGACTCAGCCGCCTGGAAAGGGAATAGGGAAGATCACGGAAAATTTCACCGGCGCCGGAGCAGTTGGTCAGGTTTGCCAGGTCATCGGGGCTGTGGTGGATGTTCGGTTCGAAGATGGGTTGCCGCCGATAATGACGGCGTTGGAGGTGAAGGACCACTCGATGAGATTGGTACTGGAGGTGGCGCAGCATTTGGGAGAGAACACTGTACGGACGATTGCAATGGATGGTACGGAAGGGCTTGTTCGTGGCCAAAGCGTCCTTAATACTGGCTCTcctatcact GTTCCTGTGGGCAGGGCTACTCTTGGCCGTATTGTGAATGTCATTGGGGAGCCTATTGACGACAGGGGTGATATAA AAACCGATCACTTTCTCCCAATCCATAGAGAAGCTCCAACCTTTGTCGAACAAGCAACCGAACAGCAGATCCTTGTCACTGGAATCAAG GTTGTGGACCTACTTGCTCCTTATCAAAGAGGTGGAAAGATTGGACTTTTTGGTGGTGCTGGTGTTGGAAAAACAGTGCTGATCATGGAATTGATCAACAATGTTGCCAAGGCTCACg GTGGTTTCTCTGTTTTCGCTGGCGTTGGTGAGCGTACTCGAGAGGGCAATGATTTGTACAGAGAAATGATTGAGAGTGGTGTTATTAAGCTAGGGGACAAGCAG AGTGAAAGCAAGTGTGCTCTTGTGtatggtcaaatgaatgaaccTCCTGGTGCACGTGCTCGTGTTGGGCTTACTGGATTGACAGTGGCTGAACACTTCCGAGATGCTGAAGGGCAAGATGTGCTTTTGTTCATTGATAACATATTCCGGTTCACACAG GCTAATTCTGAGGTATCTGCTCTGCTGGGTCGTATCCCCTCTGCTGTGGGTTATCAGCCAACTCTGGCAACAGACCTGGGAGCACTCCAAGAACGTATTACAACCACCAAGAAGGGATCAATCACATCTGTTCAGGCCATATATGTGCCTGCTGATGACTTGACGGATCCAGCCCCTGCTACCACCTTTGCCCACCTAGATGCCACAACTGTGTTGTCTCGACAG ATTTCAGAGCTTGGCATCTATCCAGCTGTGGATCCTCTAGACTCTACCTCTCGCATGCTATCTCCTCACATTTTAGGTGATGAACATTATAATACAGCTCGTGGCGTGCAGCAGGTTCTCCAGAATTACAAGAATCTGCAGGACATAATTGCTATTCTGGGAATGGATGAGCTTAGTGAAGAGGATAAACTTACTGTGGCTCGCGCACGAAAAGTTCAACGCTTTCTGAGCCAGCCTTTCCATGTGGCCGAGGTTTTTACTGGTGCACCTGGAAAGTATGTGGAGTTGAAAGAGAGTATCAATAGTTTTCAG GGTGTTTTGGATGGGAAATATGACGACCTTCCTGAACAGTCTTTTTACATGGTTGGTGGGATTGATGAAGTTCTTGCCAAGGCGGAGAAGATTGCAAAGGAGTCTACTTGA
- the LOC140011211 gene encoding serine/threonine-protein kinase 12-like isoform X1: MSNPNYHGDPTDVFDMQLIGNFLSFASRGDRVGLNQMLRNGISPNVQDYDKRTALHLAASEGQASIVELLLAYNAQVNLQDRWQRTPLTDARLYGHRDICRILEVNGGKDSTNDHSMTIRREEDSYEVNIDMSELKLQHSSMIEQGLFGESEKVKWRGTWVVKTIIKRHISHPVKMVLSAKDDTLLKELRHPNILQFLGSSVHDEEMILITEYLPKGNMNDILADKVRLDAQTALRYALDIARGMNYLHQHKRFPIVHNNLNPRNLLQDEGGHLKIGEYWIQMLYEQIHTNQDSRQNHDSLRSINIARNDPKKDVQSFGFLLYQMLEGRHVSNIDTECMLADSEKKFHLSRCPGRIVQLIENCVSDDPSLRPSFEGIIVILEEVSVLLGKAGCPVC, translated from the exons ATGTCGAATCCAAACTACCATGGAGATCCTACAGATGTTTTCGATATGCAATTAATAGGAAACTTCTTGAGTTTCGCGTCTAGAGGGGATAGAGTTGGACTAAATCAGATGCTAAGAAATGGTATATCTCCTAATGTACAAGATTATGACAAAAGAACTGCCCTTCATCTTGCTGCCAGCGAGGGCCAAGCCTCCATTGTTGAGCTTCTTTTGGCCTACAACGCTCAAGTTAACCTTCAAGATAGGTGGCAGAGGACA CCTTTAACAGATGCAAGACTGTATGGACATCGAGATATATGCAGGATCCTGGAAGTCAATGGCGGCAAGGACTCCACCAATGATCATTCCATG ACGATCCGCCGTGAAGAAGATTCATATGAGGTGAATATTGACATGTCTGAACTGAAGTTGCAGCATTCGTCAATGATTGAACAG GGTTTGTTCGGTGAATCTGAAAAGGTCAAGTGGCGAGGAACATGGGTAGTGAAAACGATAATAAAAAGACACATATCTCATCCGGTGAAAAT GGTTTTGTCTGCCAAGGATGACACTCTGCTTAAGGAACTTCGGCATCCAAATATTTTACAGTTCCTTGGATCAAGTGTGCACGATGAAGAGATGATTTTAATTACGGAGTACTTGCCAAAA GGAAACATGAATGATATTTTGGCTGACAAAGTTCGTCTTGACGCTCAAACTGCTCTGCGCTATGCACTCGACATTGCCAG GGGGATGAATTACCTTCATCAGCACAAGCGATTCCCCATAGTTCACAATAATTTGAATCCCAG GAACTTGTTGCAAGATGAAGGTGGGCATTTGAAGATCGGTGAATATTGGATTCAAATGCTTTATGAGCAGATTCACACAAATCAAGACTCAA GACAAAATCACGACAGCTTGCGAAGCATTAACATCGCCAGAAACGACCCCAAGAAAGATGTCCAGTCTTTCGGTTTTTTACTGTATCAG ATGCTTGAAGGGAGGCATGTTAGTAACATCGACACTGAATGCATGCTTGCTGATTCAGAGAAGAAGTTCCATTTAAGCCGTTGTCCCGGACGAATTGTTCA GTTGATAGAGAACTGCGTTAGCGATGATCCTTCCCTGAGGCCCTCATTTGAAGGAATCATAGTGATTCTAGAGGAAGTTTCAGTGTTGCTAGGAAAGGCTGGTTGTCCTGTTTGTTGA